CAGCAGCCGCATCGACGTCATGATTGAGGAAGGGGGCTTAGAGCTGATCCGAGTCAGCGATAACGGCTCCGGCCTTCAGCCTGATGATGTCGAGACGGCGTTCCTGCGGCATGCGACGAGCAAAATATCGACGACCCACGACTTGTTCGCAATCCGAACGTTAGGCTTCCGCGGCGAGGCGTTGCCGAGTATTGCGGCCGTAGCGAAGGTCGAGCTGGTGACGTGTACAGATGGCAGTGGACTCGGAACGTGTGTTCGAATGGAGGGCGGCTCGCTCATGAGCCGTACCGAGAAGGCGGCGCCGCGCGGGACCGATATTGCGGTGCGAGAGCTGTTCTTCAATACACCTGCCCGGTTGAAGTATATGAAGACGATACAAACGGAGCTCGGACATGTGACCGACTATATGTACAGATTGGCGCTGGCACATCCGGGTATTGCCTTCTCGCTGAAGCATAACGGCAGCACGCTGCTGCAGACGCTCGGCAATGGGGATATGCTGAATGCGATCGCGGCCATCTACGGCACCTCGGTTGCGCGGGTCATGCTGCCGATCTCGGGGGAGTCACTTGATTACAAGCTGTCGGGCTTCATTGCGAAGCCGGAGCTGACGCGTGCGAATCGCGGTGCGGTCACTACGATTATCAATGGCCGTTACATTCGCAGCTATCCGCTCGTGCACGCACTGCTGCAGGCTTACCATACGCTGCTGCCGATTAACCGGTTTCCGGTGGCGGTGCTGCAGCTTCAGATGGACCCGACGCTGCTCGATGTCAATGTGCATCCAGCTAAGCTGGAGGTGCGCTTCAGCAAGGAGCAGGAGCTGCTCCAATTCGTCGAGCGCGAGGCTCGGGCCGTGCTGGCGAAGCAGCGGCTCATTCCATCAGCTGCTGAGAGCACCGCTCGCAAGCCGCGGGAGGCGCTCATTCAGGAGCAGCTGGAGCTGTACCGGCCGACGGGCGGCGAGTCGGCCAGTTCGCCTGCGCCAGGGGCGCAGAGCGCCGCGCAGGCGGCAGAGCGCGGCGGCAGCGCAGGCAACGTCGCGCAGAGAGCGCAGAGCGCCGCGCAAGCGGCGGAGCACGGCCGCAGCGCAGGCGCGTCGGGAGCGCATAGCGCGGCGCAGGCTGCGCAAGCTGCTGAGCGCAGTAGCAGTGCAGGCGCGCCTAGCGCTCAGCAATCGCGGCCCTCTACGGCTGCGTATGCTTCGCCGAGCGAGCCTGCTCGCTCGGCGAGGGAGACGGCCGCAGCAGCAGAGGCGCTGCTGCGGGCGATGTCGCCAGCAATCGAGCAGCCGGCTCCAGCTCTGCCGCAGTTTCCGAAGCTGGACCCGATCGGGCAGCTGCACGGGACATACATTGTGGCGCAGAACGAGGAGGGACTGTTTCTCATCGATCAGCATGCGGCGCATGAGCGCATTAACTACGAGCACTATTATGAGCTGTTCGGTAGACCCGAGTCGGCCAGCCAGGAGCTGCTCGTTCCGATTACGCTGCAGTTTACGGCCGCGGAGGCGTCCAAGCTGCAGGAGAAGCTGCCGCAGCTGGAGCAAGCTGGCGTCTATCTGGAGCCGTTCGGCGGCTCGGCCTTCCTCGTTCGGGCTTACCCGCACTGGCTTCCGCAGGGAGACGAGCAGACGCTGCTAGATGAAATCATTGACTGGCTCTTGTCCGAGCGGAAGCAGGTCGATCTGGCCAAGCTTCGCGAGAAGGCAGCGATCATGTGCTCCTGCAAGGCGTCGATTAAGGCGAACCAGAACATGGGCATGCTGGAGATGGAGGTGCTACTGGATCGACTGGCGGCATGCCGTAATCCGTATACGTGTCCGCATGGTCGTCCGATCGTTGTCAGCTTCTCCACATATGAGCTGGAAAAAATGTTCAAAAGGGTGATGTAAAGTTGTTCGTTACGACCTCGTACGACCCGCACCCCGCACAGCTAGCCGAAGCCCGGCGCATTAGCGCCGAGCTTGGCGGCCGTTGTCTGGAGCGGCGTCGTATGACGCTAGCCCAGCTGCGCGAGCGGTTCGGAGATGCCGACATCCTCGTCATCTCCAAGGAGCGGCTGGAGTACCACCGCGAAGGGCGGCTTCCGCTCTTTTTTCACCCGAGCACGGCAAGTATTCGAATTAAACGGCTGCTGAACGGGGAGCCCGACACGCTGCTTAAGCTAGCTGCCATCGAGCCGGGAGATCGAGTCGTTGATTGCACGGCGGGACTCGGCTCAGACTCAATCGTGTTCTCTTATGCTGTCGGAGCTAGCGGACATGTGACGGCGCTTGAGAGCGCGCGTGTACCCGCTTACTTATTACAGCAAGGCCTGCAAGCGTACGAATTAGACGTAATCGGCTTGAATGAGGCGATGCGTCGCATTGAGGTCGCGGAAGTGGATCACCTCGATTACTTGCGCGGACTTGCCGATGATAGCGTCGATGTCGTATACTTCGATCCCATGTTCCGCAAGCCGATTACAGAGTCGACCTCGATCAAGGCGATTCGCGGTATGGCTGACGACCGGGCGCTGTCGCTAGATGCCATTGCACAGGCGCGTCGGGTAGCAAGACGGATCGTCGTGCTGAAGGAGCATCGGGACAGTCCGGAGTTCGAGCGTCTGGGCTTCGAGCTCGCGCACCGTTCCTCAACGAAAATAGCTTATGGAGTGATAAGATGTACATAGAATCGGACGCACCGAAGCCGCCGCTGCTCGTGCTGGTCGGGCCGACGGCTGTAGGGAAGACGAAGCTTAGCCTCACGCTGGCGAAGCAATACAACGCGGAGATTATTTCCGGCGATTCGATGCAGGTGTACCGGGGGATGGATATAGGCACAGCCAAGGCAGCCCCAGAGGAGCTGGCGGCGGTCAAGCATCATCTCATCGACATTCTCGAGCCGCACGAGCCGTTCTCGGTGGCGGAATTTCAAGAGCGCTGCACGTCACTCATTCAGGACATAGGTGCACGCAAGCGGCTTCCCTTCATCGTAGGAGGCACAGGGCTGTACGTGGAGTCGGTATGCTACGACTTTCAATTCAGCGAGGTCAGTTCTGATGAAGCGTTCCGCAGCGAGATGACCGACTATGCTCAGTCCCACGGGGCCGAGGCGCTTCATGCGCGGCTTGCACAGGTCGATCCCGAATCGGCAGAGAAGCTTCATCCGAACGACCAGCGGCGCATCATTCGTGCGCTGGAGGTGCACCACGTCTCCGGAGAGCGCTTGTCTGAGCAGCAGAAGCGTCAGACCAAGGTGTCTCCGTATCAATTGTGCATCGTCGGGTTGACAATGGATAGAGCTTTACTATATAAACGTATTGAAGAGCGAATCGATCTGATGCTGGAGCAAGGCTTGATTGACGAAGTACGCGGGCTGCTCGAGCTTGGAATTCCTTCGTCCAGCACCTCCATGCAAGGCTTAGGCTACAAGGAAATCGTCGCCTATCTGGAAGGACGCGCATCACTTGATGAGGCCGTAGACCTGTTGAAAAAAAATACGCGTCACTTCGCCAAGAGGCAGCTCTCGTGGTTTCGGCATATGAAAGAGATCGAATGGGTCGATATGAGTCAGTTGGAAGATTTTACTACCCAGCTGGACGCTGTTCGTGCTATAATATCTACTAAATTGACTCTGGACCGTAATTCATACTGAGGGGGCCCATTGATGAACAAGTCGATCAACATCCAGGACACGTTTTTGAACCAATTGCGCAAGGAGAATATTCCAGTCACCGTTTATTTGACGAATGGCTTCCAAATTCGCGGTGTCATTCGCGCATTCGATAACTTTACGATCATTATTGACAGTGAAGGACGTCAGCAGATGGTGTACAAGCACGCGATCTCGACGTTCACACCGCAGCGCGCCGTATCGTTGATGCAGCAGGAGCAGAGCGCAGATTAACTGAGAATAATGCAGTTGCGAAGGTGTATTGTTGTTAATGTTTAGCAACCTTTTGTTTTTCATTTGCGTCTAACTGAATAGCTGTCGAGCAGAGCAACCCAGTAGAATGGGTTGTTCTTTGTTTCGCCTGATGATTGACAGCAGAGAGGTCCGGTTAATAGGCAGAGGACCAGTACAATGCTGAAAGCTTAAGGAAAGGGAGTCGACTGCATGACGGGAACGGGAAGGAAAGCTGCGAATCCGACGCCGAAGGCGAAGAAGTCTGCTGGAGGCGGCAAAAAGCGTAAAAAAATAGGCGCAGGCAAAATCATTCTTTCGATGTTTATTACGGCTATGCTTGCTGCGATTTGTGCAATGGGCGTTTATATTTTCGTCATCATCAACGGGGACCGTATTCTACAGCAAAATATTAATAAGCTTGAGTTCGACGAGGCGTCTCACATCTATGACATCACCGGTCAAGAGGCGGGCGTGCTGAAGGTGGAGAACCGCATTAATGTGACTGCAGCCGAAATTCCGGAGCTAGTCAGAGATGCATTCATCGCAACGGAGGATAAGCGCTTCAACCAGCATACGGGCGTCGACCTGTTCGGGATCGCGCGTGCGCTCGTGAAGGATATCGTCGCTCGCAGCATGGTCGAGGGCGGCAGCACGATTACACAGCAGCTAGCCAAGAATGTGTTCCTGAGCGCAGATAAGACCTTCTTCCGTAAAGCGACGGAGATGTCTATTGCGATGGCACTGGAGCGTCAGTATCCGAAGGAAGAAATATTAGAGTATTACTTGAACCGAATCTATTTTGGCAACCGCGCTTATGGGATCAAGGCTGCGGCCAAGACATACTTCGGCAAGTCGAAGCTGGAGGAGCTGGACATCTG
Above is a genomic segment from Paenibacillus sp. YYML68 containing:
- the mutL gene encoding DNA mismatch repair endonuclease MutL, with the protein product MGIINVLDAHIANQIAAGEVVERPSSVVKELVENAIDAGSSRIDVMIEEGGLELIRVSDNGSGLQPDDVETAFLRHATSKISTTHDLFAIRTLGFRGEALPSIAAVAKVELVTCTDGSGLGTCVRMEGGSLMSRTEKAAPRGTDIAVRELFFNTPARLKYMKTIQTELGHVTDYMYRLALAHPGIAFSLKHNGSTLLQTLGNGDMLNAIAAIYGTSVARVMLPISGESLDYKLSGFIAKPELTRANRGAVTTIINGRYIRSYPLVHALLQAYHTLLPINRFPVAVLQLQMDPTLLDVNVHPAKLEVRFSKEQELLQFVEREARAVLAKQRLIPSAAESTARKPREALIQEQLELYRPTGGESASSPAPGAQSAAQAAERGGSAGNVAQRAQSAAQAAEHGRSAGASGAHSAAQAAQAAERSSSAGAPSAQQSRPSTAAYASPSEPARSARETAAAAEALLRAMSPAIEQPAPALPQFPKLDPIGQLHGTYIVAQNEEGLFLIDQHAAHERINYEHYYELFGRPESASQELLVPITLQFTAAEASKLQEKLPQLEQAGVYLEPFGGSAFLVRAYPHWLPQGDEQTLLDEIIDWLLSERKQVDLAKLREKAAIMCSCKASIKANQNMGMLEMEVLLDRLAACRNPYTCPHGRPIVVSFSTYELEKMFKRVM
- the miaA gene encoding tRNA (adenosine(37)-N6)-dimethylallyltransferase MiaA, producing the protein MYIESDAPKPPLLVLVGPTAVGKTKLSLTLAKQYNAEIISGDSMQVYRGMDIGTAKAAPEELAAVKHHLIDILEPHEPFSVAEFQERCTSLIQDIGARKRLPFIVGGTGLYVESVCYDFQFSEVSSDEAFRSEMTDYAQSHGAEALHARLAQVDPESAEKLHPNDQRRIIRALEVHHVSGERLSEQQKRQTKVSPYQLCIVGLTMDRALLYKRIEERIDLMLEQGLIDEVRGLLELGIPSSSTSMQGLGYKEIVAYLEGRASLDEAVDLLKKNTRHFAKRQLSWFRHMKEIEWVDMSQLEDFTTQLDAVRAIISTKLTLDRNSY
- the hfq gene encoding RNA chaperone Hfq; translation: MNKSINIQDTFLNQLRKENIPVTVYLTNGFQIRGVIRAFDNFTIIIDSEGRQQMVYKHAISTFTPQRAVSLMQQEQSAD
- a CDS encoding class I SAM-dependent methyltransferase, translated to MFVTTSYDPHPAQLAEARRISAELGGRCLERRRMTLAQLRERFGDADILVISKERLEYHREGRLPLFFHPSTASIRIKRLLNGEPDTLLKLAAIEPGDRVVDCTAGLGSDSIVFSYAVGASGHVTALESARVPAYLLQQGLQAYELDVIGLNEAMRRIEVAEVDHLDYLRGLADDSVDVVYFDPMFRKPITESTSIKAIRGMADDRALSLDAIAQARRVARRIVVLKEHRDSPEFERLGFELAHRSSTKIAYGVIRCT